In Alteromonas sp. RKMC-009, the genomic stretch TCCGGTTGGGCTCACACCCATCAGACGGGCATTCATTTTATCCTGCATGTAACCTTTCAGGATGCCGTCTTCAATCAGTACATTATGTGCTGACGGCGTGCCCTCATCATCTACAGACAGAGAGCCACGGCGGTCAGCCATTGTGCCGTCATCTACCACTGTGACCCCTTTAGCAGCTACACGCTCGCCTATACGGCCGCTGAAAGTAGATGCACCTTTACGGTTGAAGTCACCTTCCAGACCATGGCCTACCGCTTCATGAAGCAGCACACCCGGCCAGCCGTTACCTAACACCACCGGCATGGTCCCGGCAGGGCTGGCGATCGCCTCCATATTCACCCGCGCCATGTGCAGTGCTTCATCGGCCAGAGTCTCGTAATAAGGCCGGCCGTCTTTATCTGTGGTGAAGAAGTCATATGAGTGGCGTCCACCGGCGCCGGCACTGCCACGCTCCCTGCGGTCGCCTTTTTCCATCAGTACCGAGCAGTTCAGACGCACCAGGGGACGAATATCTGCCGCCAGGGTGCCATCAGTCGCAGCCACCAGTACTTCTTCATACACGCCGCTTAAGCTCACTACCACCTGATTAATACCGGGCTCTTTTTGACGGATGTAAGCGTCCACCGATTTTAACAGCGCAATTTTTTCAGCGTCCTGCATGGCAAGCAACGGATTGTTGTCTTTGTAACGGCTGATATAGCTGCCGGTTTCCAGTGACTGAACATGATGTTTACCACCGGAAGGTGCAATCGTACGCGCTGCGCGGCAGGCGTCCAGCAGAGCCGTTTCATTGATGTCGTCAGAATATGCAAAACCTGTTTTTTCACCACTGACTGCACGCACACCCACACCACGCTCGATGTTGTAACTGCCGTCTTTGATGATGCCGTCTTCCAGCACCCAGCTTTCATGCTGGCTGGACTGAAAATACAGGTCAGCATAGTCATTGTCATGGTGATAAATTTCACCCAGCGCTTTTTCCAGCGATGACAAATCAAGGCCTGAATCTGTAAGCAGATGCGTTTTTACGTTATTAAACAAGTTGGCTCCTGAACCGGTTATGTTGGCTGACAGGCATATTCGCCTTCAACTTCACCCGATCGTTAATGTCTATTTTAGCACTTACCAGCCCGGTCTGTTCAGGCTCGCAGTCCAGAACATCACCCCAGGGAGAAATCACCATACTGTGACCGTAGGTTTCGCGCTGGTTGGCATGAATGCCGGTTTGATTTGCGCCAGCCACAAAACACTGTTTTTCAATTGCCCGGCTACGCAAAAGCACTTCCCAGTGAGCTTCGCC encodes the following:
- the tldD gene encoding metalloprotease TldD codes for the protein MFNNVKTHLLTDSGLDLSSLEKALGEIYHHDNDYADLYFQSSQHESWVLEDGIIKDGSYNIERGVGVRAVSGEKTGFAYSDDINETALLDACRAARTIAPSGGKHHVQSLETGSYISRYKDNNPLLAMQDAEKIALLKSVDAYIRQKEPGINQVVVSLSGVYEEVLVAATDGTLAADIRPLVRLNCSVLMEKGDRRERGSAGAGGRHSYDFFTTDKDGRPYYETLADEALHMARVNMEAIASPAGTMPVVLGNGWPGVLLHEAVGHGLEGDFNRKGASTFSGRIGERVAAKGVTVVDDGTMADRRGSLSVDDEGTPSAHNVLIEDGILKGYMQDKMNARLMGVSPTGNGRRESFAHLPMPRMTNTYMMAGEHDPQEIIASIDKGIYAPNFAGGQVDITSGKFVFSSAEAYLIENGKITAPVKGATLIGNGPEVMQKISMIGNDVALDRGVGVCGKDGQSVPVGVGQPTLKVDELTVGGTA